A single region of the Neodiprion pinetum isolate iyNeoPine1 chromosome 5, iyNeoPine1.2, whole genome shotgun sequence genome encodes:
- the Chro gene encoding serine-rich adhesin for platelets isoform X3 — protein MDTHIRDSWIAAGKTIQTFTKISNAKMQEVSVRQQTTVNPEGVKRMIVRKVIRNGQPDEVAESKKEVAKPVETKTLVKVSEQIVGEQEKKEVPQLKPPMKRKMKPAKLPGEEDGDSSDEEYVVERILAKRFNPKKKCFEYLLKWEGFPHEQTTWEPAENMEACKHLLDEFERSLAKQKELKAAQQQAAALKSAAARPSLPAQKPTPKPESGKPGPSSAAQATRPMRSSKSKAMNQVRQWCGSMKDEESELLGKRRNTFSDSDSEEASSVNAKRMKTDTGSDDDWSGDSEDESMGRSDVIQRAFNRATAQSNGSNRAVVSGTDLATSLGLQSPEAPKSGQTPVLVASAKGVVKVDPKQMPNLTSGVYVMSRKDGIIKLDSSPSGKLGVKGSPTTQGVLMVQNRDASGVVRKQVLSAGQPTSTITPVKVVSKPDGSQVVTQMKIVSKGSSPKAVNTMVQKQEPIKIQPKPEVNQLQQIHVVTAVPNLPTMGLQPRMSAGIRGNLGTAQRGVNRPLLARTPLRGTTPTSILGSTLRTPVRAPAPKQLQGQQSRQILQKRPSTGAVQSPTSASSPSPGMTQVKPKYTVLSAQPKQMQKTVGSPQAKQGPRPQLAKQQSLLSPQQKLLMAKKKAQEAAGVHKPVRGLLAGARGTPGRGRGKTGEAASVTPGANKPKESKLADGDGLHMEFHEVGSEESSSDGEPEPSLDSGPIPPIEPDSPPRPFTLCPLTGRIVGPDGEPVEQPAEQTPEPTPAATPQTTSGTVAVAAVATSDAVVTTSTTTTTTAVVADAKSDIVDTTTTTTTTTTASAELVLPSLDSLTEGTGIMRVEMSPGGTTGTIVQTSEATQINLSDVAVAATAAPDLPCLDDSAPPAVTAMTTSASTSLTESTSVTEIPAVTSLTTTPTTTAAVISTMAITSPAATVSTSVTASPVSTDEKTDTKVDDDKKVAEDTSGLVTITSEDGVVYQVTSQGEDGQTLLVTQGADGEQQCVYVTTEQQGDDGSVLTLDHAVAEAVAQLMPDQVNLTPQFYVKEGDAESSDSQMVMSIMDNNGTAVPAGQEDADGQAQVVAQVVQADEPTPGGTRRVVLLLPDGHLMMTEVDEEQYAALELDK, from the exons CCAATGAAGCGTAAG ATGAAACCTGCTAAGCTGCCTGGTGAAGAGGATGGCGATTCAAGCGATGAAGAATATGTCGTTGAAAGAATTTTGGCCAAACGATTTAATCCAAAGAAAAAATGCTTCGAATATTTGCTGAAATGGGAAGGATTTCCACA TGAGCAAACCACGTGGGAACCAGCGGAGAATATGGAAGCATGCAAACATCTTCTTGATGAGTTTGAGCGAAGTCTCGCCAAGCAGAAAGAACTCAAAGCAGCACAGCAGCAAGCGGCTGCGCTAAAGTCAGCCGCAGCTCGACCTTCCCTGCCTGCACAAAAACCAACTCCTAAGCCTGAATCTGGCAAACCTGGGCCGAGTAGTGCTGCTCAAGCAAC GAGACCTATGCGATCTAGTAAGTCCAAGGCTATGAACCAAGTCAGACAGTGGTGCGGTTCGATGAAAGATGAAGAGAGCGAAC TGCTAGGAAAGAGACGCAATACATTTTCGGATAGCGATTCAGAAGAAGCTAGCAGCGTTAATGCAAAACGAATGAAAACTGATACCGGTAGTGACGATGATTGGTCAGGAGACTCTGAAGATGAATCGATGGGCCGTAGTGACGTTATACAGCGAGCGTTCAATCGAGCAACTGCACAATCAAATGGATCAAATCGTGCAGTTGTCTCAGGAACTGATCTTGCAACTTCTTTAGGCCTACAGTCACCAGAGGCACCAAAATCTGGTCAAACTCCAGTCCTAGTAGCCAGTGCTAAAGGCGTCGTTAAAGTTGACCCGAAACAAATGCCAAACCTAACGTCTGGAGTCTATGTAATGTCAAGGAAAGATGGTATAATAAAACTGGATTCATCACCAAGTGGTAAGCTTGGCGTTAAAGGATCCCCGACTACACAAGGTGTCCTAATGGTACAAAATCGCGACGCTTCTGGCGTGGTCCGTAAACAAGTTCTTTCTGCTGGACAACCTACTTCCACTATAACGCCAGTGAAAGTTGTCTCAAAGCCCGATGGTAGCCAAGTCGTAACTCAAATGAAGATAGTATCTAAAGGATCTTCTCCAAAGGCCGTAAATACAATGGTACAGAAACAAGAGCCTATCAAGATTCAACCAAAGCCTGAGGTCAACCAACTACAACAAATCCATGTTGTTACCGCTGTGCCAAACCTACCAACAATGGGATTGCAGCCCAGAATGAGTGCTGGAATACGAGGCAACCTAGGAACCGCACAGCGTGGCGTTAACCGCCCATTGCTAGCCAGAACACCACTTCGAGGTACGACACCTACTAGTATATTGGGATCTACACTTCGTACTCCAGTCAGAGCTCCAGCACCCAAGCAATTACAGGGACAGCAAAGTAGACAAATCCTTCAGAAGCGTCCCTCCACTGGAGCCGTGCAAAGCCCTACATCCGCAAGTAGTCCTAGTCCTGGTATGACGCAAGTAAAGCCGAAGTACACTGTACTTAGCGCCCAACCAAAACAGATGCAGAAAACTGTAGGCAGTCCTCAAGCTAAACAAGGACCAAGGCCTCAGCTTGCTAAACAACAGTCGCTGCTTTCACCTCAGCAAAAATTATTGATGGCTAAGAAGAAAGCACAGGAAGCAGCTGGAGTGCACAAACCTGTTCGTGGTCTCTTGGCCGGTGCCCGCGGAACTCCAGGACGTGGAAGAGGCAAAACTGGTGAAGCAGCGTCCGTAACGCCTGGTGCCAACAAACCGAAAGAAAGTAAGCTCGCCGACGGGGATGGTTTGCATATGGAATTTCACGAAGTTGGTTCTGAAGAGAGTAGCAGTGACGGTGAGCCCGAACCTTCTCTTGATTCAGGGCCAATTCCTCCCATTGAACCCGATAGCCCGCCCCGTCCCTTCACACTCTGTCCTCTGACAGGTCGCATCGTGGGTCCGGATGGAGAGCCGGTGGAACAGCCTGCCGAACAAACACCTGAGCCTACCCCAGCTGCAACTCCGCAAACTACAAGTGGTACCGTTGCTGTCGCTGCTGTTGCTACTAGTGATGCGGTTGTTACAACCAGCACAACCACCACCACAACTGCTGTTGTTGCAGACGCTAAAAGCGACATAGTCGATACGACTACTACAACAACAACCACAACTACAGCAAGTGCTGAACTGGTTTTACCGTCGCTAGATTCTCTTACCGAAGGAACTGGCATTATGAGGGTAGAGATGAGCCCAGGTGGAACGACGGGCACTATTGTCCAGACTAGCGAAGCAACGCAAATTAACTTATCGGACGTAGCTGTTGCTGCAACTGCTGCTCCAGACCTTCCTTGTCTGGATGACAGTGCTCCGCCCGCTGTAACGGCAATGACTACCTCTGCGTCAACTTCGCTGACAGAATCAACGTCAGTAACCGAAATTCCGGCTGTTACGTCTTTGACTACAACTCCAACTACCACAGCTGCTGTAATTTCTACGATGGCTATAACTTCACCTGCAGCTACAGTGTCGACTTCTGTTACTGCTTCTCCGGTTTCGACTGATGAAAAGACTGACACCAAAGTTGACGATGATAAAAAGGTCGCTGAGGATACCTCTGGTTTGGTAACTATAACCAGTGAAGATGGTGTGGTTTATCAAGTGACTAGTCAAGGTGAAGACGGTCAAACCTTACTGGTTACGCAAGGTGCTGATGGCGAACAGCAGTGTGTCTATGTCACGACTGAGCAACAAGGTGATGATGGTTCCGTGTTGACATTAGACCACGCAGTGGCTGAGGCTGTTGCCCAACTAATGCCGGATCAAGTGAATCTCACCCCTCAGTTCTACGTCAAAGAAGGAGATGCTGAATCCTCTGATAGTCAAATGGTAATGTCTATTATGGATAATAATGGCACAGCTGTTCCAGCAGGGCAGGAAGATGCTGATGGGCAAGCTCAGGTTGTTGCGCAAGTTGTACAAGCTGATGAACCTACACCAG GTGGCACTCGCCGAGTGGTACTATTATTGCCGGATGGACATTTAATGATGACTGAAGTAGATGAAGAGCAGTATGCAGCTTTAGAACTGGACAAGTGA